Within Aspergillus oryzae RIB40 DNA, chromosome 2, the genomic segment TTGCGTTACTGGAACTCGGTTCATTATCTCTTTTGATATATACTCCACGTCTAGCTCGTACTTACCGTCGCAATGTACTTCGATTCGCAGAAATTTCATACTATGCTCTATGCCATTATTCTCTACTTTAGGAGAGCAAACACAATGTCTATATATTTACTTGGAAAAGGAACATCTAAAGATAACTGAGTGGATCAATTTTGTTCTTTCAGTGAGTAGCGCCATAGATATGGCGGAGGTATAATGCTCTATATTCTCAACAGGTATCACGTGATTCATATGTGTACATGTTAGctctatttatttatttgtaCTTGGCCATAAATTCGGAGTGGAACTTGACGATCCGTTCAACCCAATCAGTGCCAGGGGCCAGGAAAGTTGTGCGGAAGTGCAGAGTGTTCTCCTTCTGGCCGAAGCCGGAGCCAGGGACAACACAGACACCGGTAGCGTCGAGGAGACGCAAGCAGTAGAACTCATCGGCGGCACGGTTCTCAGCCTTGGCAGCCTCAATGGCCTTGGGTGGGAGAGTGATGGTGGGGAAGAGATACATGGCACCCTGTATACCAGCCACGTTTAGTTATGTTCATAAGATAGAGTTTTGTGGGCAACATACCTGAGGTTTCTGACACTCAACGCCCTCCATCTGTTGGAAGGCCTCGTATAAGGCAAAGGCGCGCTTGTGCAGTCCCTCGCTGATTCCATTGTACTCCTTCTGGTACAGCTCATAGCTGCCTTCGCCCTCCTTGGGTGGGTTCACCATAAGCTCAAGCAAACACTGTCCAATGACTGGTGGGCAAAGTCCGATGCTCACAAGCTTGTAGATCTGGGCCTGAACCTCAGGGTCGAATCCAACCAGCTCAAAGTAGCCACCACGGTGGCCACACTCGCCCACCATACCTTTAGACACACTGTGAAGAGAGACCAACTCCACATAATCATACTTGCCTGGTGTCTCCTGTTGCAGCTGACGAAGCCTCTTCTTGAACGAAATGAACTCGCCCTCGAAAACGTTCGTCTGGTAAACCTCGTCCGCAATAacaacaagcttctcctccgcagcaaggtcaagaacattcttgatatcctcggcGCTCAAAGAGGCACCAGTAGGGTTACCGGGGTTGATGACCACAATCGAACGAACGTCAGTGCCGGTAGACCGGGCCTGCGCCAACGAGTTACGGATGGCAGTCACATCGGTACCCCAAGCCTTTTGCTCTTCGAGGAGGTAGGGTACACATTGCGCATTCAGGAGAGAAAGGGTGGCAGTGTAAAGAGGGTATTGCGGAATAGGGACGAGGACACCGGCCTGGGGGCCGTTGCAGATGATATTGAGAATGGTGCTGACGCCAGACGAGGCACCAGCGCAGCAGAACAAATCCTGAGGGTTGGCCGGGAATCCATCACGCTCCTCAATGAATTTGGCGATACTTTGGCGGATCACAGGCGCTCCCTGGCTGTGACTGTAAGCACCAACGCTCTGGACATCCGcgaggagcttcttggcCCGGTCAACGACATCTTGTTCATAAAAAAAGGATGTACGAAGTGCTTCCGTGTTGTTCAACAGTTGAGGGTTCTCGAGGAGACTGAGTACTTGGCGGAAGAAGGTGATGGGTTTCTGGTCGAGCTGTTGGGGATTGCCGATGTTGGCAAAGATGACACTGTCGAAAGGTAACGATTTGTCTCCATTGGCCAGTTTCACGCGGTACTCCTCGGCCTTGACAGCAAGCTCACCACGGACGGCATACTTGGCCTCCGTGACGTGGGGGTTGATGTTATCAGGGTTCAGGCAACGAGCCGGGGTGGACAAGGTGCGTGTAGTAGTGTAGGACACTGTAGTCTGAGTCGCCATCACGGAGTCTGGGGGTTATTCGAGAGGGGTCAGTTGTCTTGCTTTGATGGAGTCGAGCGCTCGCCCGGATGGAGCATCCATTGGATATTTAAATGGCGACCCCCATGAGGGGAAGGAATGACCATGCATGTCACGGGGTGAGGGGgatatctttgcttttgagCGGGTGACAGTTCAAAAATACAGACCAGGAAAGTGACTAAACAGATGTGGCATCCAATGAACAGGTGTAGAAGGATCGGCCCCATGGGACCGAACGAGAGATTTCCGAAACACATACCTGAAGAAGGCCTAAAAGCCCCGGCGGGGAACCTTGTGCTGCTGGAAGACGCCCGCGGGATAT encodes:
- a CDS encoding putative alanine aminotransferase (alanine aminotransferase), with the protein product MATQTTVSYTTTRTLSTPARCLNPDNINPHVTEAKYAVRGELAVKAEEYRVKLANGDKSLPFDSVIFANIGNPQQLDQKPITFFRQVLSLLENPQLLNNTEALRTSFFYEQDVVDRAKKLLADVQSVGAYSHSQGAPVIRQSIAKFIEERDGFPANPQDLFCCAGASSGVSTILNIICNGPQAGVLVPIPQYPLYTATLSLLNAQCVPYLLEEQKAWGTDVTAIRNSLAQARSTGTDVRSIVVINPGNPTGASLSAEDIKNVLDLAAEEKLVVIADEVYQTNVFEGEFISFKKRLRQLQQETPGKYDYVELVSLHSVSKGMVGECGHRGGYFELVGFDPEVQAQIYKLVSIGLCPPVIGQCLLELMVNPPKEGEGSYELYQKEYNGISEGLHKRAFALYEAFQQMEGVECQKPQGAMYLFPTITLPPKAIEAAKAENRAADEFYCLRLLDATGVCVVPGSGFGQKENTLHFRTTFLAPGTDWVERIVKFHSEFMAKYK